The Micromonospora sediminicola genome contains a region encoding:
- a CDS encoding single-stranded DNA-binding protein, producing MANDTTVTVVGNLTADPELRFTPAGVALVKFTVASTPRVFDRNAGEYRDGDPLFLTCTAWRDLAEHIAESLAKGTRVVVAGRLRLSRWENEQGEKRSAYGLDVDEVGPSLRFATATVKKMARTRNGDGFTPETPADDPWSTAAPASAA from the coding sequence ATGGCAAACGACACGACCGTGACGGTGGTGGGCAACCTGACCGCCGACCCGGAACTGCGGTTCACCCCGGCTGGGGTGGCGCTGGTGAAGTTCACCGTGGCGTCGACGCCTCGGGTGTTCGACCGGAACGCGGGTGAGTACCGCGACGGTGACCCGCTGTTCCTGACCTGCACCGCGTGGCGGGACCTGGCCGAGCACATCGCCGAGTCCCTGGCCAAGGGCACCCGCGTGGTGGTGGCCGGGCGGCTGCGGCTGTCGCGGTGGGAGAACGAGCAGGGCGAGAAGCGCTCCGCGTACGGCCTGGACGTCGACGAGGTCGGCCCGTCGCTGCGGTTCGCCACGGCGACGGTGAAGAAGATGGCCCGCACCCGCAACGGGGACGGGTTCACTCCGGAGACGCCGGCGGATGACCCGTGGTCGACCGCCGCGCCGGCGTCGGCGGCCTGA
- a CDS encoding FtsK/SpoIIIE domain-containing protein, with translation MSTLTVPAVPGGMPADAPVSIFDPVHVGVDEFGHPVRVPLIYRNLLIGGEPGGGKSTLLNLIVAHAALSLDCRLCLLDGKQVELGQWKSCADVFVGPDITHALATLRRMQIVMDNRYAYLEVAGRRKTQRDDVFSPILVAVDEIAYFSATVGDKKTREDFAGLLRDLVARGRAVGIIVVAATQRPSSDIIPTSLRDLFAWRCAFRCTTNVSSDIVLGHGWADRGWSANTISPTNPGVGLLIAEGGTPQLIKAAYLDDAACARIAIHAARMRADRKERAA, from the coding sequence ATGTCGACGCTGACCGTTCCCGCCGTACCGGGTGGCATGCCCGCCGATGCGCCCGTGTCGATCTTCGACCCGGTGCATGTCGGGGTGGACGAGTTCGGCCACCCGGTGCGGGTCCCGCTGATCTACCGCAACTTGTTGATCGGTGGGGAACCGGGCGGCGGCAAGTCGACCCTGCTGAACCTGATCGTGGCTCACGCCGCCCTGTCGCTGGACTGCCGGCTGTGCCTGCTCGACGGCAAGCAGGTCGAGTTGGGCCAGTGGAAGAGCTGCGCCGACGTGTTCGTCGGCCCGGACATCACGCATGCCCTGGCCACGCTTCGGCGGATGCAGATCGTGATGGACAACCGGTACGCCTACCTGGAAGTGGCGGGCCGCCGGAAGACCCAGCGCGATGACGTGTTCAGCCCGATCCTCGTCGCCGTCGATGAGATCGCCTACTTCTCGGCCACCGTCGGGGACAAGAAGACCCGGGAGGACTTCGCGGGTCTGCTGCGGGACCTGGTGGCTCGGGGCCGGGCGGTCGGGATCATCGTCGTCGCGGCGACGCAACGACCCTCGTCCGACATCATCCCGACGAGCCTGCGGGACCTGTTCGCCTGGCGGTGCGCATTCCGGTGCACCACCAACGTGTCCTCCGACATCGTCCTGGGGCACGGGTGGGCCGACCGCGGCTGGTCGGCCAACACGATCAGCCCGACCAACCCCGGCGTGGGTCTGCTCATCGCCGAGGGCGGCACCCCGCAACTGATCAAAGCCGCGTACCTCGATGACGCGGCCTGCGCCCGCATCGCCATCCACGCTGCCCGCATGCGGGCTGACCGCAAGGAGCGTGCGGCATGA
- a CDS encoding DUF6197 family protein — translation MHATQNTVAEQVTTPARTLRDAALYLSRHGWTQGAYYDATSGSFTPPACLVGAVGMVCYGGPVDAPAQMFDAPEFADFNAALTYLDWYLALRFADSQYYERLDTAYDFNDAKGQTVDAVIAVLNAAADAWDRTNGGAA, via the coding sequence ATGCACGCTACCCAAAACACGGTCGCCGAGCAGGTGACCACCCCGGCCCGCACGCTGCGGGACGCCGCCCTGTACCTGTCCCGCCACGGCTGGACGCAGGGCGCCTACTACGACGCCACCTCAGGGTCGTTCACTCCCCCGGCCTGCTTGGTCGGCGCGGTCGGCATGGTCTGCTACGGCGGACCAGTCGACGCCCCGGCCCAGATGTTCGATGCCCCAGAGTTCGCTGACTTCAACGCCGCGTTGACCTACCTCGACTGGTACTTGGCCCTCCGGTTCGCCGACAGCCAGTACTACGAGCGGCTCGACACCGCCTACGACTTCAACGACGCCAAGGGTCAGACCGTCGACGCTGTCATCGCCGTTCTCAACGCGGCGGCCGACGCGTGGGACCGCACCAACGGCGGTGCGGCATGA
- a CDS encoding XRE family transcriptional regulator, which produces MEAFMSQRVSGIAIPRHVLEREDMRAALARHDFGTVFMLARKWAGISYSRIADACSIKAERVGALARGQGSIATYEKISLIADAMRIPGHMLGLAPRDWEASQAMAQDARGETVNRRDFLRVSAVGAGTLLGAVDVADLSSGRRLGEELPKVLARRTARLRRLDDVLGGGDTVRLYLSEYEMTKKLVAGGTYTETVQQRLLAILAEQAQQAGWAAFDAGNLDLSKRLYGESHGIANQAQAPHLAGNALAFLAYQTVGGDPREAVAIAEASCAAAGDDSPATVTALLHERRAWAHAVVGNARETDAALATARAALARRNATEEPDWSAWVDDQEVTIMTGRCWAELGRPLRAVPLLEDVLAGFDDAHARDKALYSCWLADAYATAGEPEEAARVAGRVLDLSEGVASVRPRQRLDPVLQRLRVHAAVPGVREVLERSRT; this is translated from the coding sequence GTGGAGGCGTTCATGTCGCAGCGAGTCAGCGGGATAGCTATTCCGCGCCATGTCCTGGAGCGCGAGGACATGCGCGCCGCACTCGCGCGGCATGACTTTGGGACAGTGTTCATGCTGGCTCGGAAATGGGCTGGCATCAGCTATTCGCGAATTGCGGATGCGTGCTCTATCAAGGCCGAAAGAGTAGGTGCGCTCGCCCGTGGACAGGGCAGTATCGCAACATACGAAAAGATCAGCCTTATCGCAGATGCCATGCGAATTCCGGGGCATATGCTGGGCTTGGCTCCCCGAGACTGGGAGGCCAGCCAAGCGATGGCCCAAGATGCCCGAGGTGAGACCGTGAATCGGCGTGATTTCCTGCGCGTGTCTGCCGTTGGTGCCGGCACCCTGCTCGGTGCCGTTGACGTCGCTGACCTCTCCTCCGGGCGGCGGCTCGGCGAGGAGCTGCCGAAGGTCCTTGCGCGACGGACGGCGAGGCTCCGTCGCCTCGATGACGTCCTCGGAGGCGGCGACACCGTTCGCCTGTATCTGTCCGAATACGAGATGACCAAGAAGCTCGTGGCGGGCGGCACCTACACCGAGACGGTCCAACAGCGCCTGCTCGCAATTCTTGCGGAACAGGCGCAACAAGCTGGCTGGGCTGCGTTCGACGCGGGCAACCTGGACCTATCGAAGCGGCTATACGGCGAAAGTCACGGGATAGCCAATCAAGCGCAAGCACCTCACCTCGCTGGCAACGCGCTGGCTTTCCTGGCGTATCAGACAGTTGGCGGCGACCCCCGCGAAGCGGTTGCGATCGCAGAGGCTTCTTGCGCCGCTGCCGGCGACGACTCCCCGGCCACCGTCACTGCTCTGCTGCACGAGCGTCGAGCCTGGGCGCACGCTGTCGTCGGCAACGCCCGTGAGACTGACGCGGCACTGGCAACGGCGCGCGCCGCCTTGGCGCGTCGCAACGCGACCGAGGAACCCGACTGGTCGGCGTGGGTTGACGACCAGGAGGTGACCATCATGACCGGCCGATGCTGGGCAGAGCTTGGCCGGCCGCTGCGCGCGGTTCCGCTCCTGGAGGACGTACTAGCAGGCTTCGATGACGCCCACGCCCGAGACAAGGCCCTGTACTCGTGCTGGCTGGCGGACGCCTACGCCACGGCGGGGGAGCCGGAGGAGGCTGCCCGGGTCGCCGGCCGCGTGCTGGACCTTTCCGAGGGCGTCGCCTCCGTGCGACCGCGTCAGCGCCTCGACCCGGTCCTGCAACGGCTGCGGGTTCACGCCGCCGTGCCGGGAGTCCGGGAAGTCTTGGAGCGCTCCAGGACGTAG
- the cutA gene encoding divalent-cation tolerance protein CutA, whose product MSNGQPWTVLQVSTAVETRDAAVELARLVVEARLAAGAQIVGPVISAFWHQGEFGTGEEWQLLLKTHAQRFEDLRAFLQDHHPWQNPEIAAVPVVMSSDEYAAWVGRTLLLDVEP is encoded by the coding sequence GTGAGCAACGGTCAACCCTGGACCGTCCTGCAAGTCTCGACGGCGGTAGAGACCCGGGACGCCGCCGTCGAGCTGGCGCGCCTTGTCGTTGAGGCGAGGCTTGCGGCCGGTGCGCAGATCGTCGGGCCGGTCATCTCGGCCTTCTGGCACCAGGGCGAGTTCGGCACGGGCGAGGAGTGGCAGCTCCTCCTGAAGACGCACGCTCAGCGCTTCGAGGACCTACGAGCCTTCCTCCAGGACCATCACCCTTGGCAGAACCCCGAGATCGCGGCCGTGCCGGTCGTGATGAGTTCAGACGAGTACGCCGCCTGGGTCGGCAGGACGCTCCTGTTGGACGTTGAGCCGTAG
- a CDS encoding WapI family immunity protein yields MITGVTEPPELVIGLPNDDHLTVRVMGRMHPGSTDYWDGNWLISPISAHVGGFSAQLAAGLRVDELQTFRHGLELINQQLRGEAVLTSLEQWISLTVTCRPNGSLSVTGELADNPGIGNRLTFAITGLDQTNIPAMLTALSALESAYPLLGQP; encoded by the coding sequence ATGATCACCGGCGTGACCGAACCCCCCGAACTGGTCATCGGACTCCCCAACGACGACCATCTAACGGTCCGCGTCATGGGAAGAATGCACCCCGGCAGCACCGACTACTGGGACGGCAACTGGCTGATCAGCCCGATCTCGGCCCACGTGGGCGGCTTCTCAGCACAGCTCGCCGCCGGGCTACGTGTCGATGAACTACAGACCTTCCGACACGGGCTAGAGCTGATCAACCAACAACTACGCGGCGAAGCAGTGCTCACCTCACTTGAACAATGGATCTCACTGACCGTGACCTGCCGCCCGAACGGCTCGCTGTCCGTCACCGGAGAGCTTGCCGACAATCCCGGCATCGGGAACCGCCTGACGTTCGCCATCACCGGCCTCGACCAGACCAACATCCCAGCGATGCTCACAGCCCTGTCGGCACTCGAAAGTGCCTACCCACTCCTCGGGCAGCCCTGA